A stretch of Prunus dulcis chromosome 6, ALMONDv2, whole genome shotgun sequence DNA encodes these proteins:
- the LOC117633251 gene encoding probable serine/threonine-protein kinase WNK4 isoform X2 produces the protein MKSFAHQRICNGSTQRYRKKYKHVDIRAIKNWARQILRGLVYLHGNDPPVIHRDLKCDNIFVNGHLGQVKIGDLGLAAILRGSQSAHSVIGTPEFMAPELYDENYNELVDVYSFGMCVLEMLTSEYPYSECVNPAQIYKKVTSGKLPGAFYRIQDLEAQRFVGKCLVNASKRLPAKELLLDPFLECGKDEPLPLGKLGRPKPFLNDKEMEKLQLSDDQTRTDMTITGKLNPEDDTIFLKVQIADKDGSFRNIYFPFDILNDTPFDVATEMVKELEITDWEPFEIANMIEGEISALVPNWKTEAYHTINYQDDDDGPQRPSHSHSSCSSSHTSLSGLISSHGINGVTNGCDWLQDDFLDETSSQSSSHSGTYSNLNFICGNEHGTNTIPTGGDKHPISKCHKSTRFCPEENRNTGQSMAKKYYERCKAFLASGSKDKRIMDSRRLMRNKSLVDIRSHLLHRSLVEEVNRRRLFKTVGAVENIGFQAPCEVSKKL, from the exons ATGAAGTCCTTCGCTCACCAGAGGATTTGCAACGGCTCTACTCAGAG GTATAGGAAGAAATATAAGCATGTAGACATCCGAGCCATTAAGAACTGGGCCCGTCAGATCCTTCGCGGTCTTGTATATCTGCATGGCAATGATCCTCCAGTAATTCATAGAGATCTTAAGTGTGACAACATCTTTGTCAATGGGCATCTTGGGCAAGTCAAAATTGGTGATTTAGGGCTTGCAGCAATCCTCCGTGGTTCCCAATCTGCTCACAGTGTTATAG GCACCCCAGAGTTCATGGCACCAGAACTATATGACGAAAATTACAATGAACTGGTTGATGTCTACTCATTCGGCATGTGTGTCTTGGAGATGCTTACATCTGAATACCCATATAGTGAGTGCGTCAACCCTGCACAAATATACAAGAAAGTTACCTCG GGGAAGCTTCCAGGAGCATTCTACCGGATTCAAGACTTGGAAGCACAACGATTCGTTGGAAAATGCTTAGTAAATGCTTCAAAGAGATTACCGGCAAAAGAACTTTTGCTTGATCCATTTCTTGAGTGTGGTAAAGATGAACCATTGCCTTTGGGAAAGCTTGGACGTCCAAAGCCATTTTTAAATGACAAGGAAATGGAGAAACTGCAATTGAGTGATGATCAAACCAGGACTGACATGACAATCACGGGGAAGTTAAATCCTGAAGATGACACCATCTTTCTCAAAGTTCAGATTGCTGATAAAGATG GTTCTTTTAGGAacatatattttccttttgacATATTAAATGATACACCATTTGATGTTGCTACGGAAATGGTGAAGGAATTGGAGATCACTGATTGGGAGCCATTTGAAATTGCGAATATGATTGAAGGGGAGATATCTGCCTTGGTACCAAATTGGAAAACTGAAGCCTACCACACAATTAATTAtcaagatgatgatgatggacCTCAACGTCCTTCTCACTCTCACTCCTCCTGCTCATCATCCCACACATCattatcaggcttgatcagcTCTCATGGGATTAACGGAGTGACAAATGGCTGTGATTGGCTCCAAG ATGATTTTCTTGATGAGACCAGCTCTCAAAGCTCTTCACACTCAGGAACATATTCCAACTTAAATTTCATTTGTGGGAATGAGCATGGGACTAATACGATTCCCACAGGAGGAGACAAACATCCCATATCAAAATGTCACAAGTCCACAAGGTTTTGTCCTGAAGAAAACCGTAATACTGGGCAGTCTATGGCTAAAAAATACTACGAGAGATGCAAAGCTTTTCTAGCATCTGGTTCAAAAGATAAAAGGATCATGGATAGCCGTAGATTGATGAGGAATAAGTCGCTAGTAGACATAAGAAGTCACCTACTACACCGGTCTTTGGTAGAAGAGGTGAATAGGAGGCGCTTGTTTAAGACCGTGGGAGCCGTGGAAAATATCGGGTTTCAAGCACCTTGTGAggtttcaaaaaaattgtaa
- the LOC117632303 gene encoding transcription repressor OFP4-like, which translates to MGNYRFRLSDMIPNAWFYKLKDMSKTKNHNQTSHHHHSTKKKPPSTSTPPQQKPHLSQTRRYSYYFTTEPNRADKFYNSPVNPKASDTHFPEHPRRLSTRRAKRKAVYKPSPNKHVSTTSSVSSPAYCNCHATIDSVWTDLETNTIQSPDYFGSSSESSSEPEFHELIPSEYECHQFGGPDPLDGLAPWLSSYNCRVSSSTSDTIIDMKDGASTKKIHDEKLDGFDMISELELPPILTKPMKFDDHHKSTEATKFKRSSSKLKEIKGQRSLTVKIVKEESIRTQKGSQRKANRNSVRKSSANSTTGIRLRGNSPRLKSKKNQPYARKSVSSPSPSSCLKPKNRRLSESFAVVKSSVDPQKDFRDSMVEMIVENNIRESKDLEDLLACYLSLNSNEYHDLIVKAFEQIWFDMADIKM; encoded by the coding sequence ATGGGTAATTACAGGTTCAGATTGTCAGATATGATACCAAATGCCTGGTTTTACAAGCTCAAAGACATgagcaaaaccaaaaaccacaaccaaacctctcatcatcatcactctACCAAGAAAAAACCACCCTCAACTTCTACACCACCCCAACAAAAACCCCACCTTTCTCAAACCAGAAGATACTCCTACTACTTCACAACAGAACCCAACAGAGCTGATAAGTTCTATAATTCACCTGTGAACCCCAAAGCCTCCGACACACATTTTCCTGAACACCCCAGAAGATTATCAACCAGAAGAGCCAAAAGAAAAGCTGTTTACAAGCCTTCTCCTAACAAGCATGTCTCAACAACATCCTCTGTCTCATCACCAGCCTATTGTAATTGTCATGCCACAATTGATTCAGTTTGGACTGATCTTGAGACCAACACAATTCAATCCCCAGATTACTTTGGCTCTTCTAGTGAAAGTTCCAGTGAGCCTGAATTTCATGAATTGATCCCATCTGAATATGAATGTCACCAATTTGGTGGTCCTGACCCATTGGATGGGCTAGCCCCATGGCTCAGCTCTTATAATTGCAGAGTTAGTTCTTCAACTTCTGATACCATCATTGACATGAAAGATGGAGCCtctacaaagaaaattcatGATGAGAAGCTTGATGGCTTTGACATGATCTCAGAGCTAGAGCTTCCTCCAATTTTGACAAAGCCAATGAAATTTGACGATCATCATAAGTCCACTGAGGCAACCAAGTTCAAAAGAAGTTCATCTAAATTGAAGGAGATAAAAGGGCAGAGGTCTCTCACTGTCAAGATTGTCAAGGAGGAAAGCATAAGAACACAAAAGGGTAGCCAAAGAAAAGCCAACCGGAATTCAGTTCGAAAGTCCTCTGCCAACTCAACAACAGGTATAAGACTTAGAGGCAATTCTCCAAGACttaaaagtaagaaaaatcAGCCATATGCTAGAAAGAGTGTgtcatcaccatcaccatcctCATGCTTGAAGCCGAAGAATAGACGCCTTTCGGAGAGCTTTGCAGTTGTTAAGTCCTCAGTTGATCCGCAGAAAGACTTCAGAGACTCAATGGTGGAGATGATTGTGGAGAACAACATCAGGGAATCTAAGGATTTGGAAGACCTTCTTGCTTGTTATCTCTCACTCAACTCAAACGAATATCATGATCTCATTGTCAAGGCCTTTGAGCAAATCTGGTTTGATATGGCTGACATCAAAATGTAA
- the LOC117633251 gene encoding probable serine/threonine-protein kinase WNK4 isoform X1, whose amino-acid sequence MSKTDRAGYVETDPTARYGRFEEVLGKGAMKTVYKAIDELLGMEVAWNQVKLNEVLRSPEDLQRLYSEVHLLSTLNHDSIIRFYTSWIDVDHKTFNFITEMFTSGTLREYRKKYKHVDIRAIKNWARQILRGLVYLHGNDPPVIHRDLKCDNIFVNGHLGQVKIGDLGLAAILRGSQSAHSVIGTPEFMAPELYDENYNELVDVYSFGMCVLEMLTSEYPYSECVNPAQIYKKVTSGKLPGAFYRIQDLEAQRFVGKCLVNASKRLPAKELLLDPFLECGKDEPLPLGKLGRPKPFLNDKEMEKLQLSDDQTRTDMTITGKLNPEDDTIFLKVQIADKDGSFRNIYFPFDILNDTPFDVATEMVKELEITDWEPFEIANMIEGEISALVPNWKTEAYHTINYQDDDDGPQRPSHSHSSCSSSHTSLSGLISSHGINGVTNGCDWLQDDFLDETSSQSSSHSGTYSNLNFICGNEHGTNTIPTGGDKHPISKCHKSTRFCPEENRNTGQSMAKKYYERCKAFLASGSKDKRIMDSRRLMRNKSLVDIRSHLLHRSLVEEVNRRRLFKTVGAVENIGFQAPCEVSKKL is encoded by the exons ATGTCCAAGACTGACAGGGCTGGTTATGTTGAAACCGATCCTACTGCTCGCTATGGCCGG TTTGAAGAAGTTCTTGGCAAAGGAGCAATGAAAACAGTGTACAAGGCAATTGATGAGCTTCTTGGGATGGAAGTGGCATGGAATCAGGTGAAACTCAATGAAGTCCTTCGCTCACCAGAGGATTTGCAACGGCTCTACTCAGAGGTTCACCTCCTCAGCACCCTCAATCACGATTCCATAATTCGGTTCTATACCTCCTGGATCGATGTTGATCACAAAACTTTTAACTTCATTACTGAAATGTTCACTTCGGGGACGCTAAGAGA GTATAGGAAGAAATATAAGCATGTAGACATCCGAGCCATTAAGAACTGGGCCCGTCAGATCCTTCGCGGTCTTGTATATCTGCATGGCAATGATCCTCCAGTAATTCATAGAGATCTTAAGTGTGACAACATCTTTGTCAATGGGCATCTTGGGCAAGTCAAAATTGGTGATTTAGGGCTTGCAGCAATCCTCCGTGGTTCCCAATCTGCTCACAGTGTTATAG GCACCCCAGAGTTCATGGCACCAGAACTATATGACGAAAATTACAATGAACTGGTTGATGTCTACTCATTCGGCATGTGTGTCTTGGAGATGCTTACATCTGAATACCCATATAGTGAGTGCGTCAACCCTGCACAAATATACAAGAAAGTTACCTCG GGGAAGCTTCCAGGAGCATTCTACCGGATTCAAGACTTGGAAGCACAACGATTCGTTGGAAAATGCTTAGTAAATGCTTCAAAGAGATTACCGGCAAAAGAACTTTTGCTTGATCCATTTCTTGAGTGTGGTAAAGATGAACCATTGCCTTTGGGAAAGCTTGGACGTCCAAAGCCATTTTTAAATGACAAGGAAATGGAGAAACTGCAATTGAGTGATGATCAAACCAGGACTGACATGACAATCACGGGGAAGTTAAATCCTGAAGATGACACCATCTTTCTCAAAGTTCAGATTGCTGATAAAGATG GTTCTTTTAGGAacatatattttccttttgacATATTAAATGATACACCATTTGATGTTGCTACGGAAATGGTGAAGGAATTGGAGATCACTGATTGGGAGCCATTTGAAATTGCGAATATGATTGAAGGGGAGATATCTGCCTTGGTACCAAATTGGAAAACTGAAGCCTACCACACAATTAATTAtcaagatgatgatgatggacCTCAACGTCCTTCTCACTCTCACTCCTCCTGCTCATCATCCCACACATCattatcaggcttgatcagcTCTCATGGGATTAACGGAGTGACAAATGGCTGTGATTGGCTCCAAG ATGATTTTCTTGATGAGACCAGCTCTCAAAGCTCTTCACACTCAGGAACATATTCCAACTTAAATTTCATTTGTGGGAATGAGCATGGGACTAATACGATTCCCACAGGAGGAGACAAACATCCCATATCAAAATGTCACAAGTCCACAAGGTTTTGTCCTGAAGAAAACCGTAATACTGGGCAGTCTATGGCTAAAAAATACTACGAGAGATGCAAAGCTTTTCTAGCATCTGGTTCAAAAGATAAAAGGATCATGGATAGCCGTAGATTGATGAGGAATAAGTCGCTAGTAGACATAAGAAGTCACCTACTACACCGGTCTTTGGTAGAAGAGGTGAATAGGAGGCGCTTGTTTAAGACCGTGGGAGCCGTGGAAAATATCGGGTTTCAAGCACCTTGTGAggtttcaaaaaaattgtaa
- the LOC117632607 gene encoding transcription repressor OFP17 — translation MRLKAPIALRSKLLKPCRNLLQIFRFKLKKPFFIRALHSRPHYTKVEKAQKAPKKNRITGFLSAFRSTQKPKGMDRLAALKSFSEKGGDGRHYSSPITPAYLKAMAGEPVASGHEEVQDACRSFENYLVEMIIDEGKVRDLMDVEELLYCWKNLKSPVFIDLVGRFYGELCKDLFSTSSDESS, via the coding sequence ATGAGGTTGAAGGCACCAATTGCCTTAAGATCCAAGCTACTCAAACCATGCAGAAACTTGTTACAAATTTTCagattcaaactcaaaaaaccATTCTTTATAAGAGCCCTTCACTCTCGTCCTCATTACACCAAAGTTGAAAAGGCTCAAAAGGCTCCGAAGAAGAATCGGATAACGGGGTTCCTGTCAGCTTTCCGTTCAACCCAGAAGCCGAAAGGGATGGACAGACTAGCAGCGCTCAAGAGCTTCTCTGAAAAAGGGGGTGATGGAAGGCATTATTCATCACCCATTACACCGGCTTATTTGAAGGCTATGGCTGGAGAACCGGTGGCTTCGGGTCATGAAGAGGTGCAAGATGCATGCAGGAGTTTTGAGAACTATTTGGTGGAGATGATTATTGATGAAGGGAAAGTGAGGGACTTAATGGATGTGGAAGAGCTTCTCTACTGCTGGAAAAACCTGAAAAGCCCTGTTTTCATTGATTTGGTTGGTAGATTCTACGGAGAGCTGTGCAAGGACTTGTTTTCCACCAGCAGTGATGAAAGTTCATAG
- the LOC117629700 gene encoding protein GRAVITROPIC IN THE LIGHT 1 produces the protein MEFATPKPLKPSSNISDIVSKFAKVCKLRSIGVFTSDNQDHHHQHPNNPNNLSAPFGEDGSDVTEDTERDGVKIHPQPMEVTRTSSMCGDAELSKLFDIVSALKLAYIQLQEAHVPYNPKKIVAADGHFMAELESLCQIKRVYKETQCVKPKSDSSHSAILRKKVELNEKLLEELKFQTEVKNSDIICLQQELRDLDLMNVTLAENVRQISLQRKNARVLNITTFQDAYRAASKSIHDFAKPLISLMKASGWDLDLAAKAVEVEAAYSKRSHKKYAFEAYIARRMFYGMSLKAYNVDGIMRYDDPMDALIENPDSDFARFCGEKYLLVVHPMMESWFFGHLDHRTLVLSGKHPRTSFYQIFARMAMRVWVLHGIAPSIDSEAKIFAVKRGSKFSDAYMESVEEDGKGAAVLDEGQVEFMVMPGFRIGETIVRSRVYVSKPKM, from the coding sequence ATGGAGTTTGCTACTCCCAAACCCCTTAAACCCTCCTCAAACATATCTGATATTGTCTCCAAGTTTGCCAAAGTTTGCAAGTTGAGATCCATTGGTGTGTTTACCTCTGACAACCAAGATCACCATCACCAGCATCCCAACAACCCCAACAACCTTAGTGCCCCTTTTGGTGAAGATGGAAGTGATGTGACCGAGGATACAGAGCGTGATGGCGTAAAAATCCATCCCCAGCCCATGGAAGTTACGAGAACAAGCAGTATGTGTGGGGATGCCGAGTTATCCAAGTTGTTTGACATTGTGTCAGCTCTGAAATTAGCTTATATCCAGCTTCAGGAAGCTCATGTACCCTATAACCCGAAAAAGATTGTAGCTGCAGATGGACATTTTATGGCTGAGCTTGAATCTCTCTGCCAGATTAAGCGTGTGTATAAGGAGACGCAATGTGTGAAGCCCAAGTCTGATTCATCTCATTCTGCAATCCTGAGGAAGAAGGTTGAACTGAATGAGAAGCTGCTGGAAGAGTTGAAGTTTCAAACGGAAGTTAAGAACTCTGATATAATCTGCCTGCAACAAGAGCTCAGAGATTTGGACTTGATGAATGTGACATTGGCTGAGAATGTAAGGCAGATAAGTTTGCAAAGGAAGAATGCACGGGTTTTGAACATTACTACATTTCAGGATGCTTACAGAGCTGCGTCAAAATCCATTCATGATTTTGCAAAGCCTTTAATTAGCTTGATGAAAGCTTCAGGCTGGGATTTGGATCTTGCGGCAAAGGCAGTGGAAGTGGAAGCTGCATATTCAAAAAGGTCCCACAAGAAGTACGCATTTGAAGCCTACATTGCAAGGAGAATGTTTTATGGGATGTCATTGAAAGCTTATAATGTGGATGGTATTATGAGATATGATGACCCAATGGATGCCCTGATAGAGAACCCAGATTCAGATTTTGCCAGATTCTGCGGAGAAAAGTATCTACTAGTTGTTCATCCAATGATGGAATCATGGTTTTTTGGGCATCTGGATCACAGGACACTTGTATTGAGTGGCAAGCATCCAAGGACTTCATTCTATCAAATATTTGCAAGAATGGCAATGCGGGTTTGGGTTTTACATGGCATTGCACCTTCAATAGATTCTGAAGCAAAAATATTTGCTGTTAAAAGAGGAAGCAAATTCTCAGATGCTTATATGGAATCTGTGGAGGAAGATGGCAAAGGTGCAGCTGTCTTGGATGAAGGACAAGTCGAGTTTATGGTCATGCCTGGATTTAGAATTGGAGAGACAATTGTGAGGTCTCGCGTGTATgtttcaaaaccaaaaatgtAA